A DNA window from Bdellovibrio sp. BCCA contains the following coding sequences:
- a CDS encoding Hsp70 family protein, whose protein sequence is MSSESFLSIDFGTSNSLVGAFHQGQRYEALAVDPKAPDSTMMRTLLYFPNPDLCYYGSEAIEQYIEQDMEGRLFRSFKSHLPNQNYLGTVLDNRILTLENLIGVFLLELKKRAEKILNAPIEKAVIGRPARYSMDAVSDGFALHRMQKAATFAGFKEVQFVPEPLAAAFDYRRQLNSEKTVLIGDFGGGTSDFTLIKLRPEGFAKEDVLAIDGCPLAGDALDSVFMSHRLNEYFGAKSRYRLPMGSNVLTMPFGVTQRLNHPAHIVHLKEKDTYEFIREVKKCSLTKKDADAVERLFTLIEDQQIFPFFEHIEKTKRALSMADQTQFEFDYPGLEITEPFSISQFVGWAEATKEKIFAALDECLKSAGISSEKVDLVCLTGGTAKVPFIQKELEKRFGANKLQTQAHFHSVLSGLTESAGFWAQGQKVV, encoded by the coding sequence ATGAGTTCAGAAAGTTTTCTTTCCATCGATTTCGGTACAAGTAATTCCCTGGTCGGAGCTTTCCATCAAGGCCAGCGCTATGAGGCTCTTGCCGTAGATCCTAAGGCCCCCGATTCAACCATGATGCGGACTCTGCTTTATTTTCCCAATCCGGATCTTTGTTATTACGGTTCTGAAGCGATTGAACAATATATTGAACAAGATATGGAAGGACGCCTTTTCCGTTCCTTCAAGTCACATCTTCCCAATCAAAATTATTTGGGAACGGTTTTAGACAATCGCATTCTGACTTTAGAAAACTTAATTGGTGTTTTTCTTTTAGAACTAAAAAAGCGCGCCGAAAAAATTCTCAATGCTCCTATTGAAAAAGCGGTGATCGGTCGCCCTGCCCGTTATTCGATGGATGCTGTGAGTGATGGCTTTGCCTTGCACCGAATGCAGAAGGCCGCGACTTTTGCAGGTTTTAAAGAAGTGCAATTCGTTCCAGAACCTTTAGCTGCCGCGTTCGACTATCGCCGCCAGCTAAACTCTGAAAAAACAGTTCTGATCGGTGACTTTGGCGGAGGAACTTCCGACTTTACTTTGATCAAACTTCGTCCCGAAGGTTTTGCCAAAGAAGACGTGCTTGCGATTGATGGCTGTCCTCTTGCTGGCGATGCTTTAGATAGCGTGTTTATGAGTCATCGTCTGAACGAATACTTTGGTGCGAAATCTCGTTACCGTCTGCCGATGGGAAGCAATGTTTTAACAATGCCTTTTGGTGTGACGCAACGTTTGAATCATCCTGCGCACATCGTACATCTTAAAGAAAAAGACACTTACGAGTTTATCCGCGAAGTGAAGAAATGTTCTTTAACGAAGAAAGATGCTGACGCGGTTGAGCGCCTTTTCACTTTGATCGAAGATCAACAGATCTTCCCTTTCTTTGAGCATATCGAAAAAACAAAGCGCGCTCTTTCGATGGCCGACCAAACACAGTTTGAATTTGATTATCCGGGTCTCGAAATCACAGAGCCGTTTTCAATTTCACAATTTGTGGGGTGGGCCGAGGCCACAAAAGAAAAAATCTTCGCTGCCCTTGATGAGTGCTTAAAATCCGCAGGCATTTCTTCAGAGAAAGTGGATTTAGTGTGTCTTACAGGAGGAACGGCGAAAGTTCCGTTCATTCAAAAAGAATTGGAAAAAAGATTCGGCGCTAACAAGTTACAAACCCAAGCCCACTTTCACTCCGTCCTTTCGGGACTGACCGAGTCAGCAGGCTTCTGGGCTCAAGGACAAAAAGTCGTTTAA
- a CDS encoding SLBB domain-containing protein yields the protein MLLRRTVRFFMAVIIWVTCAQTVHAQEVGLLSDIKPPQQSSEYIFRSSPKESLITVQLLGAVNKPGIYYIPANTDLLKLLTLAGGTTNGGDLSEVLVRKMEPKTWAEIKSKAINEYQGAYEVDAEKFIKYGGARNLKLQQDDFVYVPPRTPWISSEASRNITIVSIVLGIVLTAVLIDKNTEKK from the coding sequence ATGCTCTTGCGTAGAACCGTTCGCTTTTTTATGGCTGTTATTATCTGGGTTACTTGTGCTCAAACAGTTCATGCACAAGAAGTGGGTTTGTTGAGTGACATCAAACCACCTCAACAGTCCTCAGAATATATTTTCCGCTCTTCACCTAAAGAATCTTTGATCACTGTACAGCTTTTAGGAGCCGTGAATAAACCGGGGATCTATTACATTCCGGCAAACACGGATCTTTTGAAACTTTTAACATTGGCGGGCGGCACAACCAATGGCGGAGATTTATCTGAAGTGTTGGTTCGTAAAATGGAGCCTAAAACTTGGGCAGAAATTAAATCCAAAGCAATCAACGAATATCAAGGTGCTTACGAAGTCGATGCCGAAAAATTTATTAAGTACGGCGGCGCACGCAATTTGAAACTGCAACAAGATGATTTCGTGTATGTTCCACCAAGAACTCCTTGGATCAGCTCTGAGGCTTCTCGTAATATCACAATCGTGTCTATCGTATTGGGAATTGTGCTTACGGCTGTCCTTATCGATAAAAACACGGAAAAGAAATAA
- a CDS encoding HlyD family secretion protein — protein MKTLKAFFKSFFSEVVGHDNRFLFGCWCCAVVSILCFGLVLGTDSVSILGVAESREYHVNFDSSVEIKHVHVLPNQIVKKGDLLIELSQADLDLQLRTLRARFDRLSAEIKLRKQISLLARDIPHLPDSADPLQVELNDTKREIGLIESKLRNLFVFSEVDGAVGSVNFKDGEKAPAFAPLITLVPINPTYVSGYVNENLRSSVKVGQAMVVSSVAGAKVQGQVISVGSRIVPIPQRLLRIQSLPAWGREVVLKIPESNEFLLGEKVTVRHSWGITLFSTAQADESETKWEPTHPTIENIHFPAQITDQFRPEVSGLVYLPEVRQFAVISDDYPNSRPLILLMNQHGEVAEQMLPIEGLDKMEDIESISVQDSYLYLLSSLSATKKSHLKKERQLFVKIKRDGLKFQLEKEMDLRTALLDAIKNSSDRVLRDIYSHAQGGREDDLEVEGHFVKGDDLYLALKRPILFKNQGIILRIKALERALTKGRISPDDVTVAFQFQYQLPNVDSEIYLTDIISEGDLVYVASSCRDEQCSALWKLSPGAKTAELVQEFNVRKLEGIAVSPNPRQIYGVFDTKHAQFIAIPFLTAKRRE, from the coding sequence ATGAAAACCCTCAAAGCGTTTTTCAAATCCTTTTTTTCTGAAGTTGTGGGACACGATAATCGTTTCCTCTTTGGCTGTTGGTGTTGTGCCGTGGTTTCCATTCTCTGTTTTGGTCTGGTGTTAGGAACAGATTCCGTGAGTATCTTAGGCGTGGCTGAGTCACGGGAATATCATGTTAATTTCGATAGTTCCGTAGAGATCAAGCATGTGCATGTTTTACCAAATCAAATTGTTAAAAAAGGTGATTTGCTGATTGAACTCAGTCAGGCGGATCTTGATTTGCAATTGCGCACGCTGCGAGCTCGCTTTGACCGTCTTTCAGCGGAAATCAAATTGCGTAAACAGATTTCCTTGCTTGCCCGAGATATTCCACATTTGCCCGATTCGGCAGATCCCTTGCAAGTCGAACTGAATGATACAAAACGTGAAATCGGCTTGATCGAAAGTAAACTTCGTAATCTCTTTGTTTTTTCAGAAGTCGATGGCGCCGTTGGCAGCGTGAATTTTAAGGATGGTGAAAAAGCTCCCGCTTTTGCGCCGCTAATCACCTTGGTGCCGATCAATCCTACTTATGTGAGCGGATACGTGAATGAAAATCTGCGTTCGTCGGTGAAGGTGGGACAAGCGATGGTGGTTTCCTCTGTGGCGGGAGCGAAAGTGCAAGGGCAGGTCATCAGTGTCGGGTCGCGCATCGTTCCTATTCCGCAAAGACTTCTGCGCATTCAATCGCTGCCCGCATGGGGACGTGAGGTCGTTTTGAAAATTCCTGAAAGCAATGAATTTCTTTTAGGTGAAAAAGTCACGGTTCGCCATTCTTGGGGAATCACATTGTTTAGCACCGCCCAAGCCGATGAAAGTGAAACGAAATGGGAGCCGACCCATCCTACAATTGAGAATATTCACTTTCCGGCGCAGATTACAGATCAATTTCGCCCCGAAGTATCCGGTTTAGTTTATCTCCCTGAAGTACGACAGTTTGCTGTGATCTCGGATGATTATCCAAACTCTCGTCCTTTGATTCTGTTGATGAATCAGCATGGTGAAGTGGCAGAGCAGATGTTGCCGATAGAAGGTTTGGACAAAATGGAGGATATCGAATCAATATCAGTTCAGGACTCTTACCTTTATCTTTTAAGTTCATTGTCTGCGACAAAGAAAAGTCATTTGAAAAAAGAACGCCAGCTTTTTGTTAAAATTAAAAGAGATGGATTGAAGTTTCAACTGGAAAAGGAAATGGATTTACGAACGGCTCTTTTGGATGCGATAAAAAATTCTTCAGACCGGGTGCTTCGTGATATCTATTCGCACGCACAGGGAGGCAGGGAAGATGATCTGGAGGTCGAAGGGCACTTTGTTAAAGGGGATGACTTATATCTCGCTCTGAAGCGTCCGATACTTTTCAAAAATCAAGGAATCATTTTACGCATAAAAGCTTTGGAAAGAGCTTTAACTAAGGGACGAATTTCTCCTGATGATGTGACTGTCGCGTTTCAGTTTCAATATCAGCTTCCTAATGTCGATTCAGAAATATATTTGACTGACATTATATCTGAAGGGGATTTGGTCTATGTGGCCTCCTCTTGTCGAGACGAACAGTGTAGTGCTTTGTGGAAGCTGAGTCCCGGAGCGAAAACAGCGGAACTTGTGCAAGAGTTTAACGTGCGAAAGTTAGAAGGCATCGCGGTTTCTCCGAATCCTCGGCAGATTTATGGAGTTTTTGATACCAAACATGCGCAGTTTATCGCGATTCCTTTCCTGACGGCAAAGAGGCGAGAATGA
- a CDS encoding O-antigen ligase family protein, whose translation MITARDGRILFLIKALVALLFISKISLGSLLPVPQSFSYFIFQQGLHPFVNVFLCGLFGVPLVLLWLRVRDRNHLSGFYKLFLFFLILTLTVQTLLQAHYVNQEESAILQIGALAVAVFMIAVYGVIIPSLWDAEDFLKYVQRWSGVLVLISLALWVVAGGSVYKGGRFVGVFKHIPHMVTCATVAYVFSLGTFLQEEKLQHKIWSALILCASFFAIILTGTRSSAAAALMAFVVTMILHKTATNQGRIFKFAFLAFVITFTLFFGMQTYEFAHGIATGQSSLGGREAQDGVASRWEEVERGSQIFLEEPWLGHGLLSKFAAGNDVDVSNYNAMKDPHNIFVSAGVIGGWPLLVLSAVALILMSVGAVKALTSFDISKRQIAIYLLAHIPILVIYHVHLSIGGMADRLYWMVFGFVAASVSRTGKS comes from the coding sequence ATGATCACAGCCCGCGATGGTCGCATTTTATTTTTAATAAAAGCCCTCGTGGCCTTGCTGTTTATTTCTAAAATTTCTTTGGGCAGCTTGCTGCCTGTGCCGCAAAGTTTTTCCTATTTTATTTTTCAACAAGGTCTGCATCCATTTGTGAACGTATTTTTATGCGGACTTTTTGGTGTGCCTTTAGTGCTTCTTTGGTTGCGCGTTCGAGATCGCAATCATCTCAGTGGGTTTTATAAGCTTTTTCTTTTTTTTCTGATACTCACCTTAACGGTACAGACGCTTTTGCAAGCGCATTATGTGAACCAGGAAGAGTCAGCCATTTTGCAGATCGGTGCTTTGGCCGTTGCGGTTTTTATGATCGCCGTTTACGGCGTCATCATTCCGAGTCTTTGGGATGCGGAAGATTTCTTAAAGTACGTGCAGCGATGGTCGGGTGTTTTGGTTTTGATCTCTTTGGCTTTATGGGTTGTTGCCGGAGGAAGCGTTTATAAAGGCGGACGCTTTGTGGGTGTCTTTAAGCATATTCCTCACATGGTGACCTGTGCGACCGTGGCCTACGTTTTTTCATTGGGCACTTTTCTTCAGGAAGAAAAATTGCAACATAAGATTTGGAGCGCGCTGATTTTGTGCGCCAGCTTTTTTGCCATCATTCTTACGGGCACTCGCTCATCGGCAGCGGCAGCTTTAATGGCTTTTGTTGTGACAATGATCTTGCACAAGACGGCTACGAATCAGGGTCGCATTTTTAAATTCGCGTTTTTAGCATTCGTCATCACCTTCACTTTATTTTTTGGTATGCAGACTTATGAATTCGCTCACGGCATTGCTACGGGACAGAGCTCCCTGGGTGGACGTGAAGCGCAAGACGGGGTGGCATCTCGCTGGGAAGAAGTGGAGCGCGGCAGTCAGATCTTCTTGGAAGAGCCTTGGTTGGGACACGGTTTGTTGTCAAAATTTGCAGCCGGCAATGACGTCGATGTCTCTAACTACAACGCGATGAAAGATCCCCATAATATTTTTGTTTCTGCGGGTGTGATTGGCGGTTGGCCTCTTTTGGTTTTAAGTGCGGTGGCTTTGATCCTCATGTCAGTGGGCGCGGTCAAAGCGTTAACGTCTTTCGATATTTCTAAACGACAAATTGCCATTTATCTTTTGGCGCATATTCCTATTCTTGTTATTTATCACGTTCACTTGTCCATCGGAGGCATGGCAGACCGTTTATATTGGATGGTCTTCGGTTTTGTGGCAGCCTCTGTATCACGGACAGGGAAATCATGA
- a CDS encoding polysaccharide deacetylase family protein — protein MKKVILSAFTVLATGSLIGCGSQVGKSVQQAVTDNQNAQSLMEWEQSKANPEVLFAQWRQDFMQDASQREQLKEDLCKELNTLDGQSLTLFENELNDVNNRALVSSCKEQLLEKLEQYHESERSRLSVAVNALSAQPSQNRFQFPTNVQKRDTSAGYFAVTGDVVRKEVIISFDDGPSNLYTESILRSLKEVNAKVIFFHMGKNVRLNPEIVKKVAADGHAVGSHSVTHACLGTSSACRKTNGHVFSFDEAVAEIKGGHQAVYDVLGWVDPFFRFPYGESSPELKNFLRTNSTGEFYWSIDSEDWKAQPNETMLRNTLAQLDARGRGLILFHDIQRKTAEVMPQFLREIYNRGYSIVLLQSSDPSARYNSKLVRKRQP, from the coding sequence ATGAAGAAAGTAATCCTTAGTGCTTTTACAGTGTTGGCAACAGGCTCTCTTATTGGTTGTGGAAGCCAAGTGGGTAAGAGTGTACAGCAAGCCGTGACTGACAACCAAAACGCGCAATCACTTATGGAATGGGAGCAATCCAAAGCCAATCCGGAAGTCTTGTTTGCTCAGTGGCGCCAAGATTTTATGCAGGACGCTTCTCAACGTGAACAGTTGAAAGAAGATCTTTGCAAAGAGCTTAATACTTTAGACGGTCAATCTTTGACGCTTTTTGAAAATGAATTGAACGACGTTAACAATAGAGCGTTGGTAAGTTCATGCAAAGAGCAATTGTTGGAAAAGCTTGAGCAATACCATGAATCTGAAAGATCCCGTTTGTCAGTGGCCGTGAATGCATTGAGCGCGCAGCCCTCACAAAATAGATTCCAATTCCCGACAAATGTGCAGAAACGCGATACATCGGCTGGTTACTTCGCCGTGACAGGTGATGTGGTTCGTAAGGAAGTGATCATCAGTTTTGATGATGGTCCAAGCAACCTTTATACAGAATCCATCTTGCGTTCTTTAAAAGAAGTGAATGCAAAAGTGATCTTCTTCCACATGGGTAAAAACGTTCGTTTGAATCCAGAGATCGTAAAAAAGGTCGCAGCTGATGGGCATGCCGTAGGTTCTCACTCGGTCACTCACGCTTGTTTGGGAACAAGTTCGGCTTGTCGTAAAACCAATGGTCACGTTTTCTCTTTTGATGAAGCGGTTGCAGAAATCAAAGGCGGACATCAGGCCGTTTACGATGTGCTTGGTTGGGTTGATCCTTTCTTCCGTTTCCCTTATGGAGAGTCGTCTCCTGAACTGAAGAACTTCTTAAGAACAAATTCTACAGGAGAGTTCTACTGGTCTATCGACAGTGAAGACTGGAAGGCTCAGCCTAATGAGACAATGCTTCGCAATACGCTGGCGCAATTGGATGCTCGTGGTCGTGGATTGATTCTTTTCCATGATATTCAAAGAAAAACGGCGGAAGTGATGCCGCAATTCCTCCGCGAGATTTACAACCGCGGGTACAGTATTGTATTACTTCAATCGTCAGATCCGTCTGCACGATACAACAGTAAACTTGTTAGAAAAAGACAGCCTTAG
- a CDS encoding YkgJ family cysteine cluster protein, which yields MKRPDVDRPSTWKPYRTDMCKGCWGGCCTMPVEIKISDLIRLGLCTEDEAQGSIKKLAKRLMKEGYIVSYRQGTEFFMLSQKANRDCYFLDSKTRLCTVYEKRPDTCRQFPSIGPRPGFCPGASN from the coding sequence ATGAAAAGACCCGACGTCGACCGCCCCTCTACATGGAAACCCTATCGCACAGATATGTGCAAAGGCTGCTGGGGCGGCTGTTGTACGATGCCGGTGGAAATCAAGATTTCAGATCTTATTCGTTTAGGGCTTTGCACTGAAGATGAGGCGCAAGGCTCTATCAAAAAACTCGCAAAACGTTTGATGAAAGAAGGCTATATTGTGTCCTACCGTCAGGGCACAGAGTTCTTCATGCTCTCGCAAAAAGCCAACCGCGATTGTTATTTCTTAGACTCCAAAACACGTCTGTGCACCGTCTATGAAAAACGTCCCGATACTTGCCGTCAGTTCCCCTCTATTGGGCCTCGTCCCGGTTTCTGTCCGGGCGCCTCAAACTGA
- a CDS encoding MFS transporter, with protein sequence MKGAGYGFAELGINCVEIFIRLHLLVFYTEHVGLNSTLAGLALGLAIFWDAIIDPIVGHYSDRLRTRRGERYSLLPWGFLFLSFSILGLLNPPFLKSSWSQFSYLLFFSLLVNTAYTTLSVPYSALVGDLSSEEHERSRLIGWRLAYGNIGAICGIAIPSYFLIVKEYKPYGLTAWAIVGLLAVGTFISWLTARKYNRPPDQNTQQGIFSLSMPFRNKQFMPLLAAYFIANMGLTFNSSLALYFYRLRLKFDEKQISLVLLTFLIIFTLSIPLWVYLVRFVSKKKALMAGVFILGLTATFIYPFLPPKDLVWTLLFASGLGGALVGSAVLLESLLTDIVKDEEARTGKDELGLYFGVWKMIGKISRGLALAVTGQILAWARVDNPASSYFRLSLAFGPLVGCLFIGAVLILWKLSNAGSPLK encoded by the coding sequence ATGAAGGGTGCCGGATACGGATTTGCTGAGCTTGGCATAAACTGTGTTGAAATCTTCATACGACTGCATCTCTTAGTTTTTTATACAGAACATGTCGGACTCAATTCTACTTTAGCGGGACTGGCTTTGGGATTGGCGATCTTTTGGGATGCGATCATTGATCCTATCGTAGGTCATTATTCTGATCGACTGCGCACGCGTCGAGGCGAACGCTATTCCCTTTTGCCATGGGGTTTTTTATTTTTATCTTTTTCAATCCTGGGCCTTCTGAATCCTCCATTTTTGAAAAGTTCCTGGAGTCAGTTTTCTTATCTTTTGTTTTTTTCATTGCTGGTAAACACGGCCTACACAACCTTAAGCGTGCCTTATTCAGCTCTTGTCGGTGACCTTTCCAGCGAAGAGCATGAACGTTCCCGTCTGATTGGGTGGCGCCTGGCTTACGGTAATATCGGTGCCATTTGTGGTATTGCCATTCCCAGTTATTTCCTCATCGTGAAAGAGTACAAGCCTTACGGTCTCACCGCGTGGGCCATTGTTGGGCTGTTGGCTGTGGGTACTTTTATTTCTTGGCTCACGGCTCGCAAATACAATCGGCCTCCGGATCAGAATACTCAGCAGGGCATTTTTTCTTTATCGATGCCATTTAGAAACAAACAATTCATGCCTCTGTTAGCCGCTTATTTTATTGCGAACATGGGGCTGACTTTTAATTCATCCTTGGCGCTGTATTTCTATCGTCTGCGTTTGAAATTTGATGAAAAGCAAATCAGTCTGGTGCTTCTGACTTTTTTGATAATCTTTACGTTGTCGATTCCGCTATGGGTTTATCTTGTTCGATTTGTTTCTAAAAAAAAGGCGTTGATGGCGGGCGTTTTTATACTCGGCCTGACGGCGACTTTTATTTATCCTTTTTTGCCTCCAAAGGATCTTGTATGGACCTTGCTTTTTGCTTCCGGCCTAGGTGGAGCTTTGGTAGGTTCTGCCGTTTTGTTAGAGTCCTTGCTAACGGATATTGTGAAGGACGAAGAGGCGCGCACCGGAAAGGATGAACTCGGCCTTTATTTCGGCGTTTGGAAGATGATTGGGAAGATTTCTCGGGGTTTGGCCTTGGCTGTAACTGGACAAATTTTGGCATGGGCCCGCGTCGATAATCCGGCGAGCTCTTATTTCCGTTTAAGTCTCGCATTTGGGCCTCTCGTTGGCTGCCTTTTCATTGGGGCGGTCCTCATCCTCTGGAAGTTGTCAAATGCAGGCTCACCCCTGAAGTAA
- a CDS encoding class I SAM-dependent rRNA methyltransferase, whose amino-acid sequence MITVWRLRPGADKRIRSGHPWVFSNELSASPKGLIPGTPVELQDSKGQFLARGYGNPHSLIAFRALSFSPQDQEPTSFEFLQEKVLNSWKVRKAAGFRGSFRLAFGESDYIPGLVLDYYVIEQKGQKAQVFAAQLVTAGMNEALKEAEGFFKGLVEKAKALGLSEFSWDKTAVVIRNDVGIRKLEGLTVDDPRTIKDLPGFDLRDVEILLNAASDDGLVRMSCDLQEGQKTGFFLDQTHNIHLAVELFKNWAKTQEKRKLRVLDLCCYVGHWSTQITRALKSLGFEVEVSLVDVSKTALAFAKKNAEREGAEVIVHEMDVSTGLTELPSTYYDIVIADPPAFIKSKKDIPIGKHAYLKMNTQAFRVVKKNGFVASCSCSGLLEEEEFRDAIRKASLRNFSEVRSVLRGGHAADHPTLMQFPEGFYLKMYVHYVV is encoded by the coding sequence ATGATAACCGTATGGAGACTCCGTCCTGGAGCTGACAAACGAATTCGTAGCGGCCATCCGTGGGTTTTTTCCAATGAACTTTCCGCAAGTCCGAAAGGCCTTATTCCTGGAACTCCCGTGGAGTTGCAGGATTCTAAAGGTCAATTCTTGGCGCGTGGTTACGGCAATCCTCATTCTTTGATTGCGTTTCGTGCGTTGAGTTTCAGTCCCCAGGATCAAGAGCCGACGAGTTTTGAATTCCTTCAAGAAAAAGTTTTGAACTCTTGGAAAGTTCGTAAGGCGGCAGGCTTTCGTGGAAGTTTCCGTTTGGCTTTCGGTGAATCTGATTACATTCCGGGTCTTGTGCTTGATTACTACGTGATTGAACAAAAAGGTCAGAAAGCGCAAGTTTTTGCGGCTCAGTTGGTAACGGCGGGAATGAACGAGGCTTTGAAAGAGGCCGAGGGCTTCTTTAAAGGTCTTGTGGAAAAAGCCAAGGCTTTAGGTCTTTCGGAATTTTCTTGGGATAAAACGGCCGTCGTTATTCGCAATGACGTTGGGATTCGTAAGCTTGAAGGTTTGACGGTGGATGATCCTCGCACGATCAAAGATCTTCCTGGATTTGATTTAAGAGATGTTGAAATTCTTTTGAATGCAGCCAGTGACGACGGACTTGTGCGCATGAGTTGCGATTTGCAAGAAGGACAGAAAACAGGATTCTTCCTCGATCAAACTCACAATATTCATTTGGCCGTGGAGTTATTTAAAAACTGGGCGAAGACCCAAGAAAAGCGCAAGTTGCGCGTTTTGGATCTTTGCTGTTACGTCGGTCATTGGTCGACACAGATCACTCGTGCATTGAAATCTTTAGGCTTTGAAGTGGAAGTGTCTCTGGTGGACGTTTCTAAGACGGCTTTGGCGTTTGCAAAAAAGAATGCGGAACGTGAAGGCGCTGAAGTGATCGTTCATGAAATGGATGTTTCGACAGGTCTTACGGAGCTTCCGAGCACTTACTATGACATCGTGATCGCAGATCCTCCGGCGTTTATTAAATCCAAAAAAGATATTCCTATTGGAAAGCATGCGTATCTAAAAATGAACACGCAGGCTTTCCGTGTTGTTAAGAAGAATGGCTTTGTGGCTTCGTGCTCTTGTTCAGGTCTGCTTGAAGAAGAAGAGTTCCGCGATGCTATTCGTAAAGCGTCTTTAAGAAATTTCTCTGAGGTGCGCAGTGTTTTGCGTGGTGGCCATGCGGCTGATCATCCAACACTGATGCAATTCCCTGAAGGTTTTTATTTAAAGATGTACGTGCACTACGTCGTTTAA
- a CDS encoding DUF4956 domain-containing protein, with the protein MDKAFFYLGASMLDFSVLNSSFANPTWISIIYAFLLSFVLGTVLALIYVKTFRGLSYSLNFLHGLVLLPIVIAIAMQAIGDNVARGIGMIGALSLLRFRTNIKDPRDMFFIFASLAVGLASGVHAYGIAILGTACFVVALIVLQGSSFASGPQFDGLLRFNLSRSADEQRLVENVLEGQCRHFALATIREVGQGERLDFSYQIRLKPQATSAQLIEELGKVQSVRGLNFMNQESVIEV; encoded by the coding sequence ATGGATAAAGCCTTTTTTTACTTGGGGGCTTCGATGTTGGATTTTTCTGTTCTGAATTCTTCTTTTGCGAACCCGACATGGATCTCTATCATCTACGCGTTTCTTCTGAGTTTTGTTTTGGGAACTGTGTTGGCTTTGATTTATGTGAAGACCTTTCGCGGGCTTTCCTATTCTCTTAATTTTTTGCATGGTCTTGTGTTGCTTCCCATTGTGATTGCTATTGCCATGCAGGCGATCGGTGACAATGTGGCTCGTGGTATTGGTATGATTGGAGCGCTTTCTCTTTTGCGTTTTCGTACGAACATCAAAGATCCCCGTGATATGTTCTTTATTTTTGCTTCATTGGCCGTAGGCTTGGCGTCGGGCGTTCATGCTTATGGTATAGCTATTCTTGGCACTGCGTGCTTTGTCGTCGCGCTTATCGTTTTACAAGGGTCCTCATTTGCTTCGGGTCCTCAGTTTGATGGACTGCTGCGTTTCAACCTTTCGCGCTCTGCTGATGAACAACGTCTGGTCGAGAATGTTCTTGAAGGACAGTGTCGCCATTTTGCTTTGGCGACCATTCGTGAGGTGGGGCAAGGGGAGCGGCTGGATTTTTCTTACCAGATTCGTTTGAAGCCTCAAGCCACGTCAGCGCAGCTTATTGAAGAATTGGGCAAAGTTCAATCAGTACGTGGTTTGAATTTTATGAACCAAGAATCTGTGATTGAGGTTTAA